One stretch of Variovorax sp. 54 DNA includes these proteins:
- a CDS encoding tautomerase family protein, with the protein MPHIVVHLSGQPDAALTRKTVDTVAELTQSVLGKALPVIAVTVQYIAADSWFIGGQSLAELGKSAFHLDISVTDETNTKAEKARYLREVYAAMAALRPHLHEVSYIHVIDARGAAYGYGGKTQEYRHQQAGV; encoded by the coding sequence ATGCCCCACATCGTCGTCCACCTCTCCGGCCAACCTGACGCCGCCCTCACCCGCAAGACCGTCGACACGGTCGCCGAGCTCACGCAGAGCGTGCTCGGCAAGGCGCTGCCGGTCATCGCCGTCACGGTGCAGTACATCGCCGCCGACAGCTGGTTCATCGGCGGGCAGTCGCTGGCCGAACTCGGCAAGTCGGCCTTCCACCTGGACATCAGCGTGACCGACGAGACCAACACCAAGGCCGAGAAGGCGCGCTACCTGCGCGAGGTGTACGCGGCCATGGCGGCGCTGCGGCCCCACCTGCACGAGGTCTCGTACATCCACGTGATCGATGCGCGCGGCGCGGCCTACGGCTACGGCGGCAAGACGCAGGAGTACCGCCACCAGCAAGCGGGCGTCTAA
- a CDS encoding LysR family transcriptional regulator, producing MQGFDLEQLRTLVAVADAGSLTAAAPRVYLSQSSVSEQIRKLEERAGQSLLTRSKAGVVPTEAGTRLLGHARRLLALSDEAFRDLRGETLQGELRLAVTDYFRPGDLTRLLGRLGERYPQVRLHVTILKSDALRAAYAHGDFDVGLAMNIAGANAAAAGSGAVLRRESLAWLGAAGLRVVRGEPVRLLALPDTCSLHQFTVALLRRRRVPYVLAHVASGVAGLQSALAAGLGVACLNESAIGDGIARLATPHGLPALPRVAFQWLPARRGETAFVTRAREMLSSQLA from the coding sequence ATGCAAGGCTTCGACCTCGAACAGTTGCGCACCCTGGTGGCGGTGGCCGACGCCGGCAGCCTCACGGCCGCGGCGCCGCGCGTGTACCTGTCGCAGTCCTCGGTGAGCGAGCAGATCCGCAAGCTCGAGGAGCGCGCCGGCCAGTCGCTGCTGACCCGCAGCAAGGCCGGCGTGGTGCCCACCGAGGCGGGCACGCGGTTGCTGGGCCATGCGCGGCGCCTCCTCGCGCTGAGCGACGAGGCCTTTCGCGACCTGCGCGGCGAAACCCTGCAGGGCGAGCTGCGGCTGGCCGTGACCGACTACTTTCGCCCCGGCGACCTCACCCGTCTGCTGGGCCGGCTCGGCGAGCGCTATCCGCAGGTGCGGCTGCACGTGACCATCCTGAAGAGCGACGCGCTGCGCGCTGCCTATGCGCACGGCGACTTCGACGTGGGGCTGGCGATGAACATCGCGGGCGCCAATGCAGCAGCGGCCGGCAGTGGTGCGGTGCTGCGGCGCGAATCGCTGGCGTGGCTCGGTGCGGCCGGCCTGCGCGTGGTGCGCGGCGAGCCGGTGCGGCTGCTGGCGCTGCCCGACACCTGCTCGTTGCACCAGTTCACCGTGGCCCTGCTGCGCCGTCGTCGCGTGCCCTACGTGCTGGCGCACGTGGCGTCAGGCGTGGCGGGTCTTCAGTCGGCTCTGGCGGCAGGCCTAGGCGTGGCTTGCCTCAACGAATCGGCGATCGGTGATGGCATCGCGCGGCTGGCCACGCCACATGGGCTTCCGGCGCTGCCTCGCGTGGCGTTCCAGTGGCTGCCCGCGCGGCGGGGCGAAACCGCGTTCGTGACGCGGGCGCGGGAGATGCTGTCGTCGCAGCTGGCCTGA
- a CDS encoding amidase, with protein MSPAVSDPSLPSLSDLSAQELSAAYREKRLSPVEVTRAVIARIEHCEPRLQATWLFRPEAALEQARASEQRWQRGDARGPLDGVPTTIKENIATRGDPLPAGTAAVDLMPAAADAPPAARLKEAGAVIVSKTTMPDYGMLSSGLSSFHTLARNPWDLSRTPGGSSAGAGAAAAAGYGPLHLGTDIGGSLRLPASWCGIFTLKPSLGRIPIDPPYMGRAAGPMTRTVGDAALMMQALARPDARDSMSLPAQDIDWAAFDVAPDHLRGLRIGLLLDAGCGLAVEPEIQAAVELAARLFEKAGATVEPMQPFMSQALLDGMDHLWRMRSLVDMKALRPDQRAKVLPYIREWAESAAEFSGEHVFRSFSQFHATRVTTVNACARFDYVISPVSPNMPAAAEAPSPTNDPLRPLEHIGFTVPFNMSEQPAASVNCGYSAGGLPIGLQIAGQRFDDLGVLRVARAFEQIREVQRPWPLV; from the coding sequence AGCGACCTGTCGGCGCAGGAGCTGTCCGCGGCCTACCGCGAGAAGCGCTTGTCGCCGGTCGAGGTGACGCGCGCCGTCATCGCGCGCATCGAGCACTGCGAGCCCCGGCTGCAGGCCACGTGGCTGTTCCGGCCCGAGGCTGCGCTGGAGCAGGCGCGTGCCTCGGAGCAGCGCTGGCAGCGCGGCGATGCGCGCGGTCCGCTCGACGGCGTGCCGACCACCATCAAGGAAAACATCGCCACGCGCGGCGACCCGCTGCCCGCGGGCACGGCCGCCGTCGACCTCATGCCCGCCGCCGCCGACGCCCCGCCGGCCGCGCGCCTGAAGGAAGCCGGCGCCGTCATCGTCAGCAAGACCACCATGCCCGACTACGGCATGTTGTCGTCGGGGCTGTCGAGCTTTCACACGCTCGCGCGCAACCCCTGGGACCTGAGCCGCACGCCGGGCGGTTCCAGCGCCGGCGCCGGTGCCGCCGCGGCCGCGGGCTACGGCCCGCTGCACCTGGGCACCGACATCGGCGGCTCGCTGCGGCTGCCCGCCAGCTGGTGCGGCATCTTCACGCTCAAGCCCAGCCTGGGGCGCATCCCGATCGATCCGCCCTACATGGGCCGCGCTGCCGGCCCCATGACGCGCACCGTCGGCGACGCCGCGCTCATGATGCAGGCGCTGGCCCGGCCCGATGCGCGCGACAGCATGAGCCTGCCCGCGCAGGACATCGACTGGGCCGCGTTCGACGTCGCGCCCGACCACCTGCGCGGCCTGCGCATCGGGCTGCTGCTCGACGCCGGCTGCGGCCTCGCGGTCGAACCCGAGATCCAGGCCGCGGTCGAGCTGGCCGCGCGCCTGTTCGAAAAGGCCGGCGCCACGGTCGAGCCGATGCAGCCCTTCATGTCGCAGGCCCTGCTCGACGGCATGGACCACCTGTGGCGCATGCGCTCGCTCGTGGACATGAAGGCCCTGCGCCCCGACCAGCGCGCCAAGGTGCTGCCCTACATCCGCGAATGGGCCGAGAGCGCTGCCGAGTTCAGCGGCGAGCATGTGTTCCGCAGCTTCAGCCAGTTCCATGCGACGCGCGTCACCACGGTGAACGCCTGCGCCCGCTTCGACTACGTGATCTCGCCGGTGTCGCCCAACATGCCCGCGGCAGCCGAGGCGCCCTCGCCCACCAACGACCCGCTGCGGCCGCTGGAGCACATCGGCTTCACCGTGCCGTTCAACATGTCGGAGCAGCCGGCCGCGTCGGTGAACTGCGGGTACTCGGCGGGTGGTCTGCCGATCGGGCTGCAAATTGCGGGACAGCGCTTCGATGATCTCGGCGTGCTGCGCGTGGCGCGCGCGTTCGAGCAGATACGGGAAGTGCAGCGGCCCTGGCCGCTGGTCTGA